The Haloplanus sp. CK5-1 genome contains a region encoding:
- a CDS encoding preprotein translocase subunit SecD: protein MGTIRDNWRIFLLIIVLCGSLFALFSPTVGDSGTDAPGLESSGSTNLQYGLQLSGGTRIRAPLIGVTAEEVDLGESEAPEVERDVANELEGVSVADVIVRPTGEAEGTIEVTADGVSPGDLGDTLDAAGYSYGETRDGVTEETRSQTVEILSNKINEAGLSGGTVQQITTPTGENFILVEVPDANRQRVVELVNQRGTVRVDAYYATEDESYEQTTVLERDDFQSIGTAQQGGQGQLPNVPVTVREEAASGFQERMVETGVAGEGGSRCNYEQDPQSTGPCLLLVVDGQVVNSFGMSPGLASDMRSGDWATNPQFILQTQNFSGAREVAINLRAGALPARLDIGPDGEGTSSFIAPSQGQQFRTDSLLTGIIAVFAVAGVVFLRYGEIEVALPMIVTALSEVVILLGFAAGIGYPLDLSVIAGFIAVIGTGVDDLIIIADEVMAQGDVNSRRVFQSRFRKAFWVIGAAAATTIIAMSPLAVLSLGDLQGFAIFTILGVVVGVLLTRPAYGDILRALLTR from the coding sequence ATGGGAACGATCCGTGACAACTGGCGGATCTTCCTGTTGATCATCGTCCTCTGTGGCAGCCTCTTCGCGCTGTTCTCACCGACGGTGGGCGACTCTGGCACCGACGCGCCGGGGTTGGAGAGCAGCGGATCGACCAACCTCCAGTACGGACTCCAACTCTCCGGCGGGACGCGCATCCGCGCGCCGCTGATCGGCGTCACCGCCGAGGAGGTCGATCTGGGTGAGTCGGAGGCTCCGGAGGTCGAACGCGACGTGGCGAACGAACTGGAGGGCGTGAGCGTCGCCGACGTGATCGTCCGACCGACGGGCGAGGCCGAGGGGACGATCGAAGTGACCGCCGACGGCGTCTCGCCGGGTGACCTCGGCGACACCTTGGACGCGGCCGGCTACTCGTACGGCGAGACGCGGGACGGCGTCACCGAGGAGACGCGGTCCCAGACGGTCGAGATCCTCTCGAACAAGATCAACGAGGCCGGGCTCTCCGGGGGGACCGTCCAACAGATCACGACCCCCACGGGTGAGAACTTCATCCTCGTCGAGGTGCCCGACGCGAACCGTCAGCGCGTCGTGGAACTGGTGAACCAGCGCGGGACCGTCCGCGTCGACGCGTACTACGCCACCGAGGACGAGTCCTACGAACAGACGACGGTGCTCGAACGAGACGACTTCCAGAGCATCGGCACCGCCCAGCAGGGCGGCCAAGGACAGTTGCCGAACGTCCCGGTCACGGTGCGCGAGGAGGCCGCGTCCGGATTCCAAGAGCGGATGGTCGAGACGGGCGTCGCGGGCGAGGGCGGGTCGCGGTGTAACTACGAGCAGGACCCTCAGAGCACTGGCCCGTGTCTGTTGCTCGTCGTCGACGGACAGGTCGTCAACTCCTTCGGCATGAGTCCGGGACTGGCAAGCGACATGCGGAGCGGCGACTGGGCGACCAACCCGCAGTTCATCCTCCAGACGCAGAACTTCAGCGGGGCCCGAGAGGTCGCCATCAACCTGCGGGCCGGCGCGCTCCCGGCACGCCTCGACATCGGCCCGGACGGGGAGGGGACCTCCTCGTTCATCGCGCCGAGTCAGGGACAGCAGTTCCGGACCGACTCCCTGCTGACGGGGATCATCGCCGTCTTCGCCGTCGCCGGCGTCGTCTTCCTCCGGTACGGCGAAATCGAGGTGGCACTGCCGATGATCGTCACCGCGCTCTCGGAGGTGGTGATCCTCCTCGGCTTCGCGGCGGGTATCGGCTACCCGCTCGACCTCTCGGTCATCGCCGGCTTCATCGCCGTCATCGGGACGGGGGTGGACGACCTCATCATCATCGCCGACGAGGTGATGGCTCAGGGCGACGTCAACAGTCGCCGGGTCTTCCAGTCTCGCTTCCGCAAGGCGTTCTGGGTCATCGGTGCCGCCGCCGCCACGACGATCATCGCGATGAGTCCGCTGGCGGTCCTCTCGCTTGGCGACCTGCAGGGCTTCGCCATCTTCACCATCCTCGGCGTCGTCGTGGGCGTCCTGCTCACGCGGCCGGCGTACGGTGACATCCTGCGGGCGCTGCTCACGCGGTAG
- the rnhB gene encoding ribonuclease HII: protein MDVGADEAGKGPVLGPMVAAAVRAPGDTLPAGVDDSKRLTPERRRELAARLRDDPAVDIGVATVEPARIDDPETDMNGLTVAAQAEAIRNVAADDDAVTVDAGDVDADRFGRRVREGVDATVSVRAEHRADERHAHVAAASVIAKVERDARVAAIADAYGEVGSGYPSDERTRAFLADYVRDHGELPACARTSWATCEDVLAAAEQSSLSDF, encoded by the coding sequence ATGGACGTCGGCGCCGACGAAGCGGGGAAGGGACCGGTACTGGGACCGATGGTCGCGGCCGCGGTGCGAGCGCCGGGCGACACGCTCCCGGCGGGAGTCGACGACTCCAAGCGCCTCACCCCCGAGCGCCGACGCGAGCTAGCCGCCCGCCTCCGTGACGACCCGGCCGTCGATATCGGCGTCGCGACGGTCGAACCCGCCCGGATCGACGACCCCGAGACCGACATGAACGGGCTGACGGTCGCCGCCCAGGCCGAGGCGATCCGGAACGTCGCGGCCGACGACGACGCGGTGACCGTCGACGCGGGCGACGTCGACGCCGACCGGTTCGGCCGGCGGGTCCGCGAGGGGGTCGACGCGACGGTGTCCGTGCGGGCCGAACACCGCGCCGACGAGCGTCACGCCCACGTCGCCGCCGCGAGCGTGATCGCCAAGGTCGAACGAGACGCGCGGGTCGCGGCGATTGCGGACGCCTACGGCGAGGTAGGGAGTGGGTACCCGAGCGACGAGCGGACGCGAGCGTTTTTGGCCGACTACGTCCGCGACCACGGCGAGTTACCCGCCTGTGCCCGGACCTCGTGGGCGACCTGTGAGGACGTGCTCGCCGCCGCCGAGCAGTCGTCGCTGTCGGACTTTTAG
- a CDS encoding adenosylcobinamide amidohydrolase — protein sequence MFDAEVRAGVCRLGRPDTRWLSTGADGGVSVAPAAYNCTVPEGWARTDLDAYVADRLAEAGFDPEARGPALLTGVDQRHARRARLDPVEAVVTAGVSNPAALPVDREWTTVDGGGDDRDEGTTHAGTVNVVVGTTRALAPGALANLLTVAAEAKAATLLALTGVPGTTTDAVVAACDPAGEPARFSGSATDVGGAARACVRDALVASLESRYGDATVDAAADARAGAGVVTDERATTSPVTPDH from the coding sequence ATCTTCGACGCCGAGGTGCGGGCGGGCGTCTGTCGACTCGGCCGCCCCGACACCCGGTGGCTCTCGACAGGGGCCGACGGCGGCGTGAGCGTCGCACCGGCGGCCTACAACTGCACCGTCCCGGAGGGGTGGGCCCGAACCGACCTCGACGCCTACGTCGCCGACCGACTCGCCGAGGCCGGCTTCGACCCCGAGGCCCGCGGCCCGGCGCTGTTGACCGGAGTCGACCAGCGCCACGCCCGGCGGGCGCGACTCGACCCCGTCGAGGCCGTCGTCACGGCCGGCGTCTCGAACCCCGCGGCGCTCCCGGTGGACAGGGAGTGGACGACGGTGGACGGCGGGGGCGACGACCGCGACGAGGGGACCACACACGCCGGCACCGTCAACGTCGTCGTCGGGACGACTCGTGCGCTGGCGCCGGGTGCGCTCGCGAACCTGCTGACGGTGGCCGCGGAAGCGAAGGCGGCGACGTTGCTCGCGCTGACCGGCGTCCCCGGAACGACGACCGACGCGGTGGTCGCGGCCTGCGATCCGGCGGGCGAGCCGGCGCGGTTCTCGGGGAGCGCGACCGACGTCGGCGGGGCCGCCCGCGCCTGCGTCCGCGACGCCCTCGTCGCGAGCCTCGAGTCCCGGTACGGCGACGCGACGGTCGACGCCGCGGCGGACGCGCGGGCTGGCGCGGGCGTCGTAACCGACGAGCGGGCGACGACGTCACCGGTCACACCGGACCATTGA
- a CDS encoding cob(I)yrinic acid a,c-diamide adenosyltransferase, translated as MNDTVEARVPEEFGLAQVWWGDGKGKTTAALGMGFRAAGHGYRVHCLQFMKGGAESVEDVRGEYAAIEQVAGFSYEHTGHYGWHGFADGSDDDDHAAKAKGGLERARDLIDAAAEASEPLALDGDPEEGVHMLILDEVLYAANRDLIDPADVVDLVDRKPDDLELVCTGGHERPSYLTDAADLVSEVRKERHPIDAGQRARKGTEF; from the coding sequence ATGAACGACACGGTCGAGGCTCGCGTCCCCGAGGAGTTCGGCCTCGCGCAGGTGTGGTGGGGCGACGGGAAGGGAAAGACCACCGCCGCCCTCGGCATGGGGTTTCGGGCCGCCGGCCACGGCTACCGGGTCCACTGCCTCCAGTTCATGAAGGGTGGGGCCGAGAGCGTCGAGGACGTCCGCGGCGAGTACGCGGCCATCGAGCAGGTTGCGGGGTTCAGTTACGAACACACCGGCCACTACGGCTGGCACGGCTTCGCCGACGGGAGCGACGACGACGACCACGCCGCGAAGGCGAAGGGGGGGTTGGAACGGGCGCGCGACCTGATCGACGCGGCGGCCGAAGCCTCCGAACCGCTCGCCCTCGACGGCGACCCCGAGGAGGGCGTCCACATGCTGATCCTCGACGAGGTGCTGTACGCCGCCAACCGCGACCTGATCGACCCCGCGGACGTGGTCGACCTCGTCGACCGGAAACCCGACGACTTGGAACTCGTCTGTACCGGCGGTCACGAGCGACCGTCGTACCTGACGGACGCCGCCGACCTGGTGAGCGAGGTGCGGAAAGAGCGACACCCGATCGACGCCGGCCAGCGGGCGCGGAAGGGAACGGAGTTCTGA
- a CDS encoding cobyric acid synthase produces MSDARTLLIAGTASHVGKSTVAAGLCRRLAEAGYDVAPFKAQNMSNNARAVPRADGEGFGEVGVSQYAQARAAGVRPTTDHNPVLLKPRGDGESQLVIDGEARAHVAADRYYQRWWDEARDAVEAAHERLATDADVVVAEGAGSIAEINLHHRDLSNVETARFADADILLVADVERGGVFAAIVGTLDLLPEDLRDRVAGVVITKFRGDRSLLADGVDAVEERTGVPVLAVLPYEDPGLPEEDSVALPARGDRGVVGGDDGVDTERTATVAVPRLPHLSNATDLEPLARVPGVRVVYAPLSADLRTAGPGGRGADTVVLPGTKNTVDDLRVAREAGLDERLRAFDGPIVGLCGGYQFLGERIEGASVEGTGDAETVRGLGLLPVVTRFSADKRVEPATWTLDGRGHGPLAGVSATVEGYEIHAGETRAVGRVDTPFAAPDGRDGTELGAARDGVVGTYLHGLFANRQVRERVVEAAYGARPRPDASAEEPSPYERAADLVEPVDLSALGFGDA; encoded by the coding sequence ATGAGCGACGCCCGCACCCTCCTGATCGCGGGGACGGCGAGTCACGTCGGCAAGTCGACGGTCGCGGCGGGGCTCTGTCGCCGCCTGGCCGAGGCTGGGTACGACGTCGCGCCGTTCAAGGCACAGAACATGTCGAACAACGCCCGCGCGGTCCCGCGGGCCGACGGCGAGGGGTTCGGCGAGGTCGGCGTCTCGCAGTACGCCCAGGCCCGCGCCGCGGGCGTCCGGCCGACGACCGACCACAACCCCGTCCTGTTGAAACCGCGGGGCGACGGCGAGTCCCAACTCGTGATCGACGGGGAAGCCCGGGCGCACGTCGCCGCCGACCGGTATTACCAACGGTGGTGGGACGAGGCCCGCGACGCGGTCGAGGCTGCCCACGAACGTCTCGCGACCGACGCCGACGTCGTCGTCGCCGAGGGAGCGGGGTCGATCGCCGAGATCAACCTCCACCACCGCGACCTCTCGAACGTGGAGACGGCCCGGTTCGCCGACGCCGACATCCTCCTCGTCGCGGACGTCGAACGGGGTGGCGTCTTCGCCGCCATCGTCGGCACCCTCGATCTGCTCCCGGAGGACCTCCGCGACCGGGTCGCGGGGGTCGTGATCACGAAGTTCCGGGGTGATCGATCGTTGCTCGCGGATGGGGTCGACGCCGTCGAGGAGCGGACTGGCGTCCCCGTCCTCGCCGTCCTGCCGTACGAGGACCCGGGACTTCCCGAGGAGGACAGCGTCGCCCTGCCGGCGCGGGGCGACCGCGGCGTCGTCGGGGGCGACGACGGCGTCGACACCGAACGGACGGCCACGGTCGCCGTGCCGCGGCTCCCCCACCTCTCGAACGCGACCGACCTCGAACCGCTGGCGCGGGTCCCCGGCGTGCGCGTCGTCTACGCGCCGCTCTCTGCCGACCTCCGGACCGCCGGACCCGGTGGTCGGGGGGCCGACACCGTCGTCCTCCCGGGGACGAAAAACACCGTCGACGACCTGCGCGTCGCCCGCGAAGCGGGGCTCGACGAGCGGCTTCGGGCGTTCGACGGACCGATCGTCGGGCTCTGTGGTGGCTACCAGTTCCTCGGCGAGCGGATCGAGGGGGCGTCGGTCGAAGGGACCGGCGACGCCGAGACCGTTCGGGGACTGGGACTACTCCCCGTCGTGACCCGGTTCTCGGCCGACAAGCGGGTCGAACCGGCGACGTGGACCCTCGACGGCCGCGGCCACGGACCGCTCGCCGGCGTCTCGGCGACGGTCGAGGGCTACGAGATCCACGCCGGTGAGACGCGGGCGGTCGGCCGGGTCGACACCCCCTTCGCCGCGCCGGACGGCCGGGACGGGACCGAACTCGGCGCGGCACGAGACGGCGTGGTGGGGACCTACCTCCACGGCCTGTTCGCGAATCGGCAGGTCCGCGAGAGGGTCGTAGAGGCGGCGTACGGCGCGCGGCCGCGACCCGACGCGTCGGCGGAGGAGCCGTCGCCGTACGAACGCGCGGCCGACCTCGTCGAGCCAGTCGACCTGAGCGCCCTCGGGTTCGGGGACGCGTAG
- a CDS encoding nicotinate-nucleotide--dimethylbenzimidazole phosphoribosyltransferase, translating into MTRFVLVAGTTETARIDGISAAGADPDVVAHTPSADAELIEYGHLVRAPVVPVSPTGCPTPAAVTRAVRERVGFETLVVDAGLAEPTGAPTVGVGAKPGRDVREADPVPTAPGSWVAARELGRALPDDELVVGETIPGGTTTALGVCRALGIDLDTSSSLPENPIDLKREVVETAFEASDLVPGEAAYRPELAARFLGDPVLAVVAGLTAGALESGTEVVLGGGTQMIAAVALVRHAGVATPLTVASTTYVAADTDVRRAAADLDCETVVTDPGFEGRPDALSRYAAGEAKEGAGMGGALLLAERAGVLDGVADATLEVVERMDSGDGP; encoded by the coding sequence GTGACCAGGTTCGTCCTCGTCGCGGGGACGACCGAGACGGCCCGGATCGACGGGATCAGCGCCGCCGGCGCCGATCCCGACGTCGTGGCGCACACGCCCAGCGCCGACGCCGAACTGATCGAGTACGGCCACCTGGTGCGCGCTCCGGTCGTCCCCGTGAGTCCGACGGGGTGTCCGACGCCCGCAGCCGTCACCCGTGCGGTCCGCGAGCGAGTCGGCTTCGAGACGCTCGTCGTCGACGCCGGCCTCGCCGAACCGACCGGCGCGCCGACGGTCGGCGTGGGAGCGAAGCCGGGGCGTGACGTCCGCGAGGCCGACCCCGTGCCGACGGCACCGGGGTCGTGGGTCGCCGCCCGCGAACTCGGGCGAGCGCTGCCGGACGACGAACTCGTCGTCGGGGAGACGATTCCCGGTGGGACGACGACGGCACTCGGCGTCTGCCGGGCGCTCGGCATCGACCTCGACACCTCCTCGTCGCTGCCGGAGAACCCGATCGACCTGAAACGGGAGGTGGTCGAGACGGCGTTCGAGGCGAGCGACCTCGTGCCTGGCGAGGCGGCCTACCGTCCGGAGCTCGCCGCGCGTTTTCTCGGTGATCCCGTACTGGCGGTCGTCGCCGGGCTGACAGCCGGCGCGCTCGAATCCGGAACCGAAGTCGTCCTCGGCGGCGGGACGCAGATGATCGCCGCCGTCGCGCTGGTTCGTCACGCCGGGGTCGCCACGCCGCTAACCGTCGCGTCGACGACGTACGTCGCCGCCGACACCGACGTCCGGCGCGCGGCGGCCGACCTCGACTGCGAGACGGTCGTCACCGACCCCGGGTTCGAGGGGCGGCCCGACGCGCTGTCGCGCTACGCCGCCGGCGAGGCGAAGGAGGGCGCGGGGATGGGCGGTGCGCTCCTGCTCGCGGAGCGGGCCGGCGTCCTCGACGGCGTCGCGGACGCAACGCTTGAGGTGGTGGAACGCATGGATTCGGGCGATGGACCCTGA
- the secF gene encoding protein translocase subunit SecF, whose amino-acid sequence MVAFEVPEIDYTRYTNRQLAAVPLGVLVVALLIIGGWYVATGAPVDPGLDFTGGAEIRVAVDGSDSEAREQIQQTFDPAPETIRSVPSDNTYILSFQTDETGVSALETQARDAGMEVESSYTVSAAFGSRTQQLAFGGVAFAFLGMSALVFLMFRTFVPSIAVVISAFSDIVIPVALMNVLGIELTLGTVAALLMIIGYSVDSDILLNNHILRRSGDFYESTHRAMRTGVTMTLTSLSAMVVMTIVATLFGIQLLAAIGTVLVFGLATDLMNTYMLNLSLLRWYKYEGVAN is encoded by the coding sequence ATGGTAGCGTTCGAAGTACCGGAAATCGACTACACCCGGTACACGAATCGCCAGCTCGCGGCCGTACCGCTCGGCGTCCTCGTCGTCGCCCTCCTGATCATCGGCGGCTGGTACGTCGCGACCGGCGCACCGGTCGATCCGGGACTCGACTTCACCGGTGGCGCGGAGATTCGGGTCGCCGTCGACGGCTCGGACAGCGAGGCGCGCGAACAGATTCAACAGACGTTCGACCCGGCCCCCGAGACGATCCGGAGTGTGCCCTCCGACAACACGTACATCCTGAGCTTCCAGACCGACGAGACGGGCGTGTCGGCGCTGGAGACACAGGCGCGTGACGCCGGCATGGAGGTGGAGTCGAGTTACACCGTCTCGGCCGCCTTCGGCTCCCGGACACAGCAACTCGCCTTCGGTGGCGTCGCCTTCGCCTTCTTGGGGATGAGTGCACTCGTCTTCCTGATGTTCCGGACGTTCGTCCCCTCGATCGCGGTCGTCATCTCGGCCTTTTCGGACATCGTCATTCCGGTGGCGCTGATGAACGTCCTCGGGATCGAACTCACGCTGGGGACCGTCGCCGCCCTCCTGATGATCATCGGGTACAGCGTCGACTCCGACATCCTGCTCAACAACCACATCCTCAGACGGTCGGGTGACTTCTACGAGTCGACCCACCGCGCGATGCGGACCGGCGTCACGATGACGCTCACGTCGCTGTCGGCGATGGTCGTCATGACGATCGTGGCGACGCTCTTCGGCATCCAACTGCTCGCCGCGATCGGGACGGTCCTCGTGTTCGGCCTCGCGACCGACCTGATGAACACCTACATGCTCAACCTCAGCCTCCTGCGCTGGTACAAGTACGAAGGGGTGGCGAACTGA
- a CDS encoding HalOD1 output domain-containing protein, whose translation MPDSSPTDGGRTAQYDPDRGVYVADHRETGDRELSVTVVHAVLDATGKEPTEVNLNDAIRPDALNRIFGPKHDGTLRDDGTVAFEFAGCHVAVDADGEVRVDPDP comes from the coding sequence ATGCCGGACTCCTCTCCGACGGACGGCGGCCGAACGGCCCAGTACGACCCGGACCGCGGCGTGTACGTCGCCGATCACCGGGAGACGGGCGACCGGGAACTGAGCGTCACGGTGGTCCACGCGGTTCTCGACGCGACCGGAAAAGAACCGACCGAGGTGAACCTCAACGACGCGATCCGACCGGACGCGCTGAACCGAATCTTCGGCCCGAAACACGACGGCACGCTCCGCGACGACGGGACGGTCGCCTTCGAGTTCGCGGGGTGTCACGTCGCCGTCGACGCGGACGGCGAGGTTCGGGTCGACCCCGATCCGTAA
- a CDS encoding DUF5812 family protein: protein MTDDREKTGTFLVTAGDDGSAVLRDVADGQIHTLAENPGFETCEAVEATVEPEQPLEVAWRVVDVVDRWTISVEESSESPTTLERDVAADQAVGELTERERAGTGEIHVLTVPEGETDTAVADVLDDDEGLRSRAARLGVERVVVRSAPGVVSVRYLP from the coding sequence ATGACCGACGACAGGGAGAAGACGGGGACCTTTCTCGTGACGGCCGGCGACGACGGCTCGGCCGTCCTCAGGGACGTGGCCGACGGCCAGATACACACGCTCGCCGAGAACCCCGGGTTCGAAACCTGTGAGGCGGTCGAGGCGACGGTCGAACCGGAGCAACCGCTGGAGGTGGCGTGGCGGGTCGTCGACGTGGTCGACCGGTGGACGATCAGCGTCGAGGAGAGTTCCGAGTCGCCGACGACGCTCGAACGCGACGTGGCGGCCGACCAAGCCGTGGGCGAGCTCACCGAGCGCGAACGCGCCGGGACGGGGGAGATTCACGTCCTCACCGTTCCGGAGGGGGAGACCGACACCGCCGTCGCGGACGTCCTCGACGACGACGAGGGCCTCCGATCGCGAGCGGCCCGCCTCGGCGTCGAGCGCGTGGTCGTCCGCTCGGCACCCGGCGTCGTGAGCGTCCGCTATCTGCCCTAG
- a CDS encoding DUF7504 family protein has translation MSNRPTATLRLLCGATSDGDDLLEVSPPEVNVLVVSTSRSMTEVVRDWRSAVGSLPAGFGLVTFAEFTRSAAPADTAGGQPARRSVSGGDITLTSMANPGNLQRLGTAVTLYLDDWADSDRETVVYVDALSPLIKENDVESAFQFLHLLTRSVEHSGAALVVRLDPDAVEDRTANTLQPLFDHVADHTDDASGIDLDTIHDLLGNPRRRFVLRRLFEESQLGLDQLAADLARWENDTDDPTNAERERSYTALASIHVPRLAEASFVTFDRETERVRLCGGTADLDRLERLLNWPSGEE, from the coding sequence ATGTCAAACCGACCGACTGCAACGCTACGGTTACTCTGCGGCGCCACGAGCGACGGCGACGACCTGTTGGAGGTGTCGCCACCGGAGGTGAACGTCCTCGTGGTGTCGACGTCGCGGTCGATGACCGAGGTGGTGCGGGACTGGCGGTCCGCCGTGGGGTCGCTTCCCGCCGGCTTCGGTCTCGTCACCTTCGCGGAGTTCACGCGTTCGGCAGCGCCGGCGGACACGGCGGGCGGACAGCCCGCCCGACGGTCGGTCTCGGGCGGGGACATCACGCTGACGTCGATGGCGAACCCGGGGAACCTGCAACGCCTCGGGACGGCGGTGACGCTGTATCTCGACGACTGGGCCGACTCCGACCGGGAGACCGTCGTCTACGTCGACGCCCTCTCCCCGCTGATCAAGGAGAACGACGTCGAGTCGGCGTTCCAGTTTCTCCACCTGTTGACCCGGAGCGTCGAGCACTCCGGCGCCGCGCTGGTCGTCCGACTCGACCCTGACGCCGTGGAGGATCGGACGGCGAACACTCTCCAGCCGCTGTTCGACCACGTGGCCGACCACACCGACGACGCCTCGGGGATAGACCTCGACACCATCCACGACCTGCTCGGGAACCCCCGCCGGCGGTTCGTCCTCCGGCGGCTCTTCGAGGAGTCCCAACTCGGGCTGGACCAGTTGGCCGCCGACCTCGCCCGTTGGGAGAACGACACCGACGACCCGACGAACGCGGAGCGCGAGCGGTCGTACACCGCGCTCGCGTCGATCCACGTCCCACGACTGGCCGAGGCGAGCTTCGTGACGTTCGACCGCGAGACGGAGCGGGTTCGTCTCTGCGGTGGCACGGCGGACCTCGACCGACTCGAACGGCTGCTGAACTGGCCGTCCGGGGAGGAGTAG
- a CDS encoding AAA family ATPase yields MVEAFAVASGKGGTGKTTSTLALGMALAEDHDVTVVDADTGMANLLFHAGLDDATVTLHDLLVEDIDAAVDDAVYERFGMKVVPCGTSLAAFRAADPERLRDVVAELAADTDVLLLDSPAALGSKSAVLPVVLADRTVVVLQPTIPALSDGLKVQEYARSYGTETAGTLFNRVRDDEGIDRVIDRAERYFGGETLGVVPESDDARSARAAGEPLLAHAPASPASRAFREAANRLDVRDGTSETVADRFRSAVVPDDV; encoded by the coding sequence ATGGTCGAGGCGTTCGCCGTGGCGAGCGGCAAGGGTGGTACGGGGAAGACGACGAGCACGCTCGCGTTGGGGATGGCCCTCGCCGAGGACCACGACGTGACGGTCGTCGACGCCGACACCGGGATGGCGAACCTGCTCTTTCACGCCGGGCTCGACGACGCGACGGTGACGCTCCACGACCTGTTGGTCGAGGACATCGACGCGGCCGTCGACGATGCAGTCTACGAGCGGTTCGGCATGAAGGTCGTCCCCTGCGGGACGAGTCTGGCGGCGTTTCGAGCCGCCGATCCCGAACGCCTCCGGGACGTGGTAGCGGAGTTGGCCGCCGACACCGACGTCCTCCTGCTGGACTCGCCGGCGGCGCTCGGATCCAAGAGCGCGGTCCTCCCGGTCGTGCTCGCCGATCGGACGGTCGTCGTCCTCCAGCCGACGATACCGGCGCTCTCGGACGGCCTGAAGGTGCAGGAGTACGCCCGGTCGTACGGCACGGAGACGGCGGGAACGCTGTTCAACCGCGTCCGCGACGACGAGGGGATCGACCGGGTGATCGACCGGGCGGAGCGCTACTTCGGCGGCGAGACGCTCGGGGTGGTCCCGGAGAGCGACGACGCCCGGAGCGCCCGGGCGGCGGGCGAACCCCTGCTTGCTCACGCGCCGGCGTCGCCGGCGTCGCGGGCGTTTCGCGAGGCGGCGAATCGTCTCGACGTTCGCGACGGAACGAGCGAGACGGTGGCCGACCGCTTCCGGAGCGCGGTGGTCCCGGACGACGTATGA
- the cobD gene encoding threonine-phosphate decarboxylase CobD: protein MDPDAVPDVDRIPHGGASDPSLLDFSANTNPERPSGVADVYDAAHRPATRYPDGDYPEYRTAAGEYLGCEPSTVVPTAGGIGALRLAFEVTLDASDRVLLPKPSFGEYAREVRLQGADPTFVDHDRLLGTDPAGHEAVVVCNPNNPTGDAYPRADLVAYAEACRAADTLLVVDEAFLDFTDRPTLAGEPGVVVARSLTKVFGLPGLRMGFAAATGDLHDRLEAARPAWGLSTPAAEVGAYCLGRTAFVAETRDRVRRERRRMRDALDGAFDVHPSEAPFLLLETETEVEDLVADARRAGIAIRDATTFRGLDSHVRVAVRRPAENDRLLDALL, encoded by the coding sequence ATGGACCCTGACGCCGTTCCCGACGTGGACCGCATCCCACACGGGGGCGCGTCGGACCCGTCGCTGCTCGACTTCAGCGCCAACACGAACCCGGAGCGACCGAGCGGAGTCGCCGACGTCTACGACGCGGCCCACCGGCCGGCCACGCGGTACCCCGACGGCGACTACCCCGAGTACCGCACCGCGGCCGGCGAGTATCTGGGGTGTGAGCCGTCGACCGTCGTGCCGACGGCCGGGGGCATCGGCGCGCTCCGCCTCGCCTTCGAAGTGACCCTCGACGCCTCCGATAGGGTCCTGCTCCCGAAGCCGAGTTTCGGCGAGTACGCCCGCGAGGTCCGCCTCCAGGGGGCCGACCCGACGTTCGTCGACCACGACCGCCTCCTCGGAACCGATCCCGCGGGGCACGAGGCCGTCGTCGTCTGCAACCCCAACAACCCGACCGGCGACGCGTACCCGCGGGCCGACCTCGTGGCGTACGCCGAGGCGTGTCGCGCCGCCGACACCCTCCTCGTCGTCGACGAGGCCTTCCTCGATTTCACCGATCGGCCGACGCTCGCGGGCGAACCCGGCGTCGTCGTCGCGCGGTCGCTGACGAAGGTGTTCGGCCTGCCGGGACTCCGGATGGGCTTTGCGGCCGCGACGGGCGACCTGCACGACCGACTCGAGGCCGCGCGGCCGGCGTGGGGGCTGTCGACGCCCGCCGCCGAGGTCGGTGCCTACTGCCTCGGGCGGACGGCGTTCGTCGCCGAGACGCGCGACCGGGTCCGGCGCGAACGCCGCCGCATGCGCGACGCCCTCGACGGGGCGTTCGACGTCCACCCCTCGGAGGCCCCCTTCCTCCTGCTGGAGACCGAGACGGAGGTCGAGGACCTCGTCGCCGACGCCCGGCGAGCGGGTATCGCAATCCGCGACGCCACCACCTTCCGAGGCCTCGATTCACACGTCCGGGTCGCCGTGCGCCGCCCGGCGGAGAACGACCGCCTCCTCGACGCGTTGCTGTGA